A single genomic interval of Schistocerca americana isolate TAMUIC-IGC-003095 chromosome 2, iqSchAmer2.1, whole genome shotgun sequence harbors:
- the LOC124594822 gene encoding ER lumen protein-retaining receptor — protein sequence MNIFRLVGDLSHLLAIIILLLKIWKTRSCAGISGKSQILFALVYTTRYLDLLTSYISAYNTAMKIFFIAASYATVYLMYVKFKATYDHNHDTFRIEFLLIPAVALALLINHEFTVLEVLWTFSIYLESVAILPQLFLVSKTGEAESITSHYLFALGAYRALYLLNWIYRYYTEEHYDLIAIVAGIVQTVLYCDFFYLYITKVLKGKKLQLPA from the exons ATGAATATATTTCGACTGGTGGGAGATTTATCGCATCTATTAGCAATAATAATCTTACTGCTGAAAATATGGAAGACTCGTTCTTGTGCAG GGATCTCTGGAAAATCCCAAATACTCTTCGCGTTGGTGTACACAACGCGATACCTGGATCTCCTGACGTCTTATATATCAGCATACAACACTGCCATGAAGATATTTTTCATCGCTGCTTCCTACGCAACAGTGTACTTGATGTATGTCAAATTCAAGGCAACATATGACCACAATCACGACACTTTTCG AATTGAATTTCTGCTAATTCCGGCTGTAGCACTGGCACTCCTGATCAACCATGAATTTACAGTGTTGGAG GTACTGTGGACTTTTAGCATCTACCTTGAATCAGTGGCAATCCTACCTCAACTGTTTCTGGTCTCAAAGACTGGTGAGGCAGAAAGCATAACATCACATTACCTGTTTGCTCTGGGAGCTTACAGAGCACTTTACCTACTGAACTGGATATACCGTTACTACACCGAAGAACATTACGATCTCATTGCCATTGTAGCTGGTATTGTCCAGACAGTACTATATTGTGACTTTTTCTACCTGTATATTACCAAAG